The Ornithinimicrobium sufpigmenti genome includes the window GCCCAGCCGCATTCGGTGCACCGGTAGGAAGGCCTGGTCCCGCTCTTGCTCGCCACGCCCCCGAGGGTATGCCGTGCCACCGACACCCCCCGCGCGCCCGGGTTCAGTGACCGGCGGCGCGGGTGGCCGGATGGACGTGGAGCGGCAGCAGCCGGCGACCACCGGGGGTGGCTCGCAGGGCCGCGGCCGCGGCGAGGTGGTCCTCGCACAGGGTGACGAGCTCGGCATACCCCTCCGGCCCGATCAGCTCCACGAGCTCGTCGCGCAGCGAGAGGTAGACCGGCTCGGCGGCGGTGTGCGCGTCGGGGTGCCCGGTGCAGTACCAGTCGAGGTCGTGCCCGCCCGGCCCCCAGGCGCGGCGGTCGAACTCGCCGATCGAGATCTCCAGGTAGGAGGTGCCGTCCGCGAGCTCCACGTCGCGGTAGTCCCGCTTGAGCGGCAGCTGCCAGCACACGTCCGGCTTGGTCGTGTGCGGAGGGACACCGGTCGCGACGGCGTGCTGGTGCAGCGCGCAGCCGGCGCCGGCGGGGAAGCCGGGGCGGTTGAGGAAGATGCAGGCGCCGTCCACCACGCGGGTCGCGACCTCCGCCCGGTCGTGCTCCCCGTCCTGCACGCCGTGGCGCACCGACCAGCCCTCGTCCCGGCCTGGACCGTGCAGCTGCCACTCGTCGGGCCCCAGCTGCTCGACCACGGCCGCCACCCTGGCCACGTCGTCGGCGTCGGTGAAGTGGGCGCCGAGGGTGCAGCAGCCGGCGTCGGGCTGGTCCGCGTCGATGCCCGGGCACCGGCCCTCGCCGAAGAGGCAGTGCCAGCGCGAGGTGAGCCAGGTCAGGTCCAGCCGGAGCCGCTGGGCGGGCTCGGCAGGATCGGTCAGCTCGACCCACAGGCGAGGGGTGTCGAGCGGGGTCTCGGTCACCGGTTCAGGGTAGAGGGGAGGGAGAGGGGATAATGAGCCCATGCGCCTAGGTGTCATCGACGTGGGTTCGAACACGGTGCACCTGCTGGTCGTGGATGCCTACCACCCGGGTGCGCACCCGATGCCGGACTACTCCCACAGCACCGTGCTGCGGCTGGCCGAGCACATGACCCCAGGCGGCGACATCTCCGCCGAGGGGGCGCAGCTGCTCTCCCGCTTCGTGGGCGAGTGCGTCGAGGTCGCCGAGGAGCGCGGGGTCAAGCAGCTCATGGGCTTCGCGACCAGCGCGATCCGCGACGCAGGGAACACCGAGGACGTGCTGGCCCAGGTCAAGGCCTCCTCAGGAGTGGACCTCGACGTGCTGGAGGGTGACGCCGAGGCGCGGGTCACCTTCCTGGCGGCACGGCGCTGGTTCGGCTGGTCGGCGGGCCGGCTGCTGCTCATCGACATCGGCGGGGGCTCCCTGGAGCTGGCTGCCGGGCTCGACGAGGATCCGGACGTCGCCCTGTCGGTTCCCCTCGGCGCAGGCCGGCTGACCCGCGAGCTGAGCAAGGACCCACCCGGAGCCGGCGAGCTCAAGGTGCTGCGCAAGCGGGTCCGCTCCGAGATCGCCAGCCTCCAGCCCCGGCTGGCCCGGGTGGGCGAGCCGCAGCTGGCCGTCGGTACCAGCAAGACGATCCGCTCCCTGGCCCGGGCCTGTGGTGCGGCACCGCGGGCCGAGGGCCCCTACGTGCCCCGGACCCTGGCCCTGGCCGACCTCACCGAGCTGGTCCAGAAGCTGGCCCTGATGCCGGCGGCCAAGCGCGCGAACCTGCCCGGGGTCTCTGCCGCCCGCGCCCCGCAGCTGCTCGCCGGCGCGGTCGTCGTCGAGGCGTCCATGGACCTGCTCGGGCTGGACACGCTCACGGTCTGCCCCTGGGCCCTGCGGGAAGGTCTGATCCTGCGTTTCCTGGACTCCCTCACCGGCCGTGACGACTCCACGAACGGGTACCGGGCATGAACCACATCCCCGTGCACCTGTCGACCTCCTCGGTCTACCCCGAGAACGCCGCCTACGCCTTCGACCTGGCCCAGCGCCTGGGCTACGACGGCGTGGAGATCATGGTCTGGACCGATCCGGTCACCCAGGAGGCCGGCGCGCTCAACGCCCTGGCCGAGCTGCACGAGCTGGCGATCGGGGCCATCCACGCGCCCACCCTGCTCCTCGCCCAGCGGCTCTGGGGCTGGGAGCCGTGGGGCAAGATCGAACGCGCCCTGGACCTGGCGGCCGAGGTCGGCGCCCAGTGCGTCGTGGCCCATCCTCCCTTCCGGTGGCAGCGGGGGTATGCCGAGGGGTTCGTCGAGGGGGTGGCAGAGCGGGAGGAGCGCTGGGGCGTCCCGATCGCGGTGGAGAACATGTTCCCCTGGCGTACCGGGGCCTCGGCGATGCAGGCCTACCTGCCCGGGCCCGACCCGCGCCCCTATCCCTACGAGCACGTCACGCTGGACATCAGCCACGCCGCGACCGCCGGCACCGACGCCCTGGAGCTCGCCCGGGACCTGGGACCGCGGATCCGCCACGTGCACCTCGGCGACTCCTTCGGCTCGTTCAAGGACGAGCACCTGGTGCCCGGCCGGGGCGGTCAGCGCTGTCAGGAGGTGCTGGAGTTCCTCGTCGACCAGGACTTCACCGGCATCGTCAGCCTGGAGGTCGGCACCCGCCGCATGTCCTCCCCGTCGCGGGAGGAGGCGCTCGCCGAGTCCCTCGCCTTCGCCCGCGAGCACCTGGGCCAGCACGACCTGCCCGGCGCGCGGCGGCATACCTCCTGAAGGCACCGGGCAGTCCTCAAGGCGCTGTGCAGGCGGCAGCCTCGCGCGCGGCCCTGAGCACCCGCAGGCGTAGCCTTGCGCCCATGGACCTCGCCGATCTCAACCCCTCGGCCGTGCTGCGGCAGACCCTGCTGGGCGTGAGCCGCAACGACCAGCTCCGGCAGCTCATCCAGCAGGCGCCGGTCAGCCGGGACGTGGTCAAGCGCTTCGTCGCCGGCGAGGAGACGCCGGACGCCGTCCGCGTCGCGGGCGAGCTGGTCGAGACGCGGCGCCGGGTCACCATCGACTACCTCGGCGAGGACACCCTGGACCCGGAGCAGGCGGCCAGCACCAGGGACGCGTACCTGGAGCTGCTGGGTGCGCTCTCCGACGCCGGCCTGACCGCCGACGGGACCGTCGAGGTGAGCCTGAAGCTGTCCGCGCTGGGTCAGGCCCTGGGCCGCGACGGTCACCGCATCGCGCTGGACCACGCGCGCGCGGTCTGCCAGGCCGCCGCCAACGTCGGCACGACCGTGACCGTCGACATGGAGGACCACACCACGACCGACCTCACCCTGGCCACGGTGCGGGAGCTGCGCCAGGACTGGCCGTGGGTGGGGGTGGCCCTGCAGAGCTACCTCTACCGGACCGAGGAGGACTGCCGCGACCTCGCCCACGAGGGTTCGCGGGTGCGCCTGTGCAAGGGCGCCTACAAGGAGCCGGCGAGCGTGGCCTACCAGGACTCCGGCGATGTCGACCGGGCCTACGTGCGGTGCCTGAAGATCCTGCTGCAGGGTCAGGGCTACCCGATGGTGGCCAGCCACGACCCGCGGCTGATCGAGATCACCAGCGTGCTGGCGGCCAAGGCCCAGCGCTCCGCGGACAGCTTCGAGTTCCAGATGCTCCTCGGCATCCGACCGGAGGAGCAGCGGCGCCTCGCGGGTGCCGGCGCCCAGATGCGCGTCTACCTGCCCTACGGCCAGGACTGGTACGGGTACCTCGTCCGGCGGATGGCCGAGCGCCCCGCCAACCTGAGCTTCTTCCTGCGCGGCCTGGCGAGCCGGGGATGAGCAGGGGTGTGCAGGGGGACGGGCACAGGGATGAGCAGAGGGACGAGCAGGGTATGACGATCGCCGTCCTGGGCGCGGGGGTGATGGGCGGGACGTTGGTCGCCGCACTGGTCCGCTCCGGCCACCGGCCCTCCGACATCATCGTCGCCGACAAGTCCGCCGAACGGGCCGCGCAGGTGGCGCTGCCCCACGGTGCCCGGCACGACAGCGCCGAGGAGGCCGTGGCCGCGGCGCAGACCGTCGTGCTGGCCGTCAAGCCGCAGGACATGTCGGCGCTCATCGACCAGATCCGTGATCAGATGCGGCCGGAGACCCTCGTCGTGTCGATCGCCGCCGGGATCAGCACGGCGTTCCTGGAGGCCCGGCTGGCCGAGGGCACCTCGGTCGTGCGGGTGATGCCGAACACCCCGGCCCTGGTGGACCAGGGCATGTCCGCGCTCAGCCCGGGACGGCACTGCACGCCCGAGCACCTGGCTCAGGCCAGGGCCCTGCTGGAGCACGTGGGCCGCGTGATCGTGCTCGACGAGGGCCACCAGGACGCGGTCACCGCCATCAGCGGCAGCGGACCGGCCTACATCTTCTACGTGGTCGAGGCGATGATCGAGGCAGGGGTCCTGCTGGGGCTGCCCCGGGACACCGCGACAGAGCTCGTCGTCCAGACGTTGTATGGTGCCGCCACGATGATCCGCGAGACGGGGCACCACCCCACGGTGCTCCGTGAGCAGGTCTCCAGCCCCGGCGGCACCAGCGTTGCTGCGCTCCGGGCGCTCGAGGATCACAAGGTCAGGGCAGCCTTCCTCACCGCGATGGAGGCGGCCGCGGTCCGGTCCCGGGAGCTTTCTCCTCGGCCCGAGTGAGCCAGGGTGCAGGTCACCTCAGAGTTCACCCTGCCGGGCGAGGGACGCCGGAACCCGTATGACAGAGTAGGGAACATGAGCGAGATTCACGTGCGCGTCCTGGACGAGGACGAGTGGCAGACCTACAAGAGTGTGCGTCTGCGGGCGTTGCGTGAGTCTCCCGAGGCCTTCGTCGCCTCCGCCGAGGAGGAAGAGAGCCTGGAGGACGCGGTCTGGCAGGAGCGGCTCGCCCGCTCCCAGCGGCTGCTCGCCGAGGAGAACGGCGACGTGATCGGCGTGGCCAGCGTCGGCGGTGTCCACCGCACCCAGTCCGACGACATCGGCGAGCTCTTCGGCCTGTGGGTCCAGGCGGACCGCCGCGGCAGCGGCGTCGCCCGGCGGCTGCTCGAGCACGCCGCCGTCGTGGCCCGCGGCGCCGGCCTGAAGCAGCTGGTCTACTGGGTCGGGACCGACAACGGCCGCGCGGTCGCCTTCGCGTCCAGCTTCGGCTTCCGTCCGACCGACGACCGCCGCCCGATGCGGATCCACGGCGTCGACGCGGAGGACGCCGAGTCCGAGGAGATGAAGATGGTCTACCCCCTCGGGGACGCGGCCGGGGTTCCCACCTCTCTGTGACCTCCCACCCCTGAGCCCGGCCACGCCGGTCGGTGCCGGCCCAGGGTGGGCCATGCCGGCCTCTGTGCAGTCTCGACCGTCGGCGGGTCGGCCCCGGGCGTGGACTACGTTGGGCCCATGAGCGGCTCATGGGTGATGTGGGACGAGCGCTACACGGCCTACGACTTCGGACCGGGCCACCCCATGCACCCCAGCCGGCTCGATCTCACCTACCGGCTGGCCACGGCGCTGGGCCTGCTCGACCACGACGACGTCGAGGTGGTCCCCGTGGAGCCGGCCCGGGTGGCGGACCTGCTCACCGTGCACAGCCCGGACCATGTGACCGAGGTCAAGAAGGTCTCGGCCGACCCGAGCCTGGCCCGCGGCCGGCACGGCGTCGGCACCGAGGACACCCCCGCGTTCGCCGGCATGCACGAGGCCTCCTCCTACGGCGTCGGCGGCACCCTGGCGGCCTGCGAGGCCGTGTGGTCGGGGCGGACCAAGCGGGCGGTGAACATCGCCGGCGGGATGCACCACGCGATGCCCGAGGCGTCGGCGGGCTTCTGCGTCTACAACGACATCGCCGTGGGGATCAAGCGGATGCTGGACCTGGGCGCGGAGCGCGTGGTGTACCTCGACCTGGACGTGCACCACGGCGATGGCGTGGAGCGCGTCTTCTGGAACGACCCCCGGGTGCTGACCGTGTCGATGCACGAGAGCGGCCGGGCGCTCTACCCCGGGACCGGTTTCCCCGGCGACACCGGCGGCCCCAAGGCGCAGGACACGGCCGTCAACATCGCGCTGCCGCCGGGCACGGGCGACGAGGGGTGGCTGCGCGCCTACCAGGCGGTGGTCCCCACCATCGTCCGGGCCTTCAACCCGCAGGTCGTCGTCAGCCAGCACGGCTGCGACTGCCACTATGCCGACCCGCTGGCCCACCTGACCGTCTCGATGGACGCGCTGGCGGTGGCCTGCGGCTGGGTGGCCGAGCTGGCCGAGGACACCGCCGAGGGCCGCTGGGTCTCCCTGGGCGGTGGGGGGTATGAGCTGGTCGACGTCGTGCCCCGGGCCTGGACCCACCTCATCGGCGTGGTCACCGGTCGCCCCGTCGACCCCTCGGCGCCCGTGCCGCAGTCCTGGCGCGACTACGTCCTGGAGGTCTACGGCAGGGAGGCGCCGACGCTCATGGGGGACCGTGGTGGCCGGCCGATCCGCTACGGACGCTGGGAGGACGGCTACCAGCCCGAGGACCCCGTCGACTCGGCCATCATGGCCACCCGCCGCGCCATCTTCCCCGGCTGGGGACTCGACCCCTACTTCGACTGAGGACCTCGCGCCACGTGCGCCACAGCTGACTCGTTGGTCACGCCCGGCGTGTCAGGCTGGACTTTTCTTCCACAACGACTTTCGCAAGGACCACATCTGCCCCTATGGTTAGGCCCGACAACCAAGAGTCGGGTCAGCGTGCCGGAGGGGAAGCCGAGTTCGCACACCCGCGTGAAGAGAGACGGGATGCGTCCTATGGCAGATGAGCGCCAGCTCGCTGAGATGACGTTCATGACCGTGGCCGAGGTGGCCGCCGTCATGCGCGTGTCCAAGATGACGGTGTACCGCCTGGTGCACTCCGGAGAGCTTCCCGCCGTGCGCGTGGGCCGCTCGTTCCGTGTCCCGGAGCAGGCGGTGCACGACTACCTCCAGGACTCCTACCACGGCACCGCCTGAGGGCCTGCCCTCCGCAGCCGACCCCCGCCCCCGCACCGTCGCGTCTGGGTGGGCACGTTTGGGCGGTCCTGTCCCGCCGCGTTAGGCTGATCCAATCCGTTGTGCGCACCGGCCCGCGTCGAGAGCGCATGCACCACGACCGACGAACAAAGGACTGCCTATGGGCTCCGTGATCAAGAAGCGCCGCAAGCGCATGGCGAAGAAGAAGCACCGCAAGCTGCTGCGCAAGACGCGTCACCAGCGTCGCAACAAGAAGTGACTGAGAGTCCGGTCGCTGTCAGGTGGCCGGACCACCGCACAGGCATGGCGCCCCACCCCTCCGGGTCGGGCGCCATCGTCGTGCCCGGGAAGGAGGTCGGCATGTGGGACCGGTTGTGGCGGCGACGCCCTGAGGCCGCGAGCCGCCGGGCGGCGCAGCCCTCACCCGAGGTGGTCGTCGTGACCCGGGCGGGCTGCCACCTGTGCGAGGAGATGCTGGCGGTGGTGGGAGCCGGGCTTGGCCCCGGGGGGGAGCCCCGCACGCTCGACGTGGACGCCGCCCTGCGCGCCGGGCAGATCAGCGCCGAGCAGCACGAGCGGTGGACCACGCTGGTGCCGGTGCTGCTGGTCGACGGCCGGGAGGTGGCCCACTACCGGGTGGAGCCGGGGCAGCTCGCCGGGCTGCTGGGCCGCGACGACAAGGGTCGTGGATCCCCTGGATCCCGCCGTTTTGGAGGATGAGGGGGTCCCGCCATACAGTGAGGGGGTCCGCGTCGCCGTCGTGCAAGGGTCTGATATAAGCCCTCCCGGTCGACGCCGTCCAACGAGAGGAGCCGGTGCCGCCGTGATGGCCGAGTCCACCCGACGGGGGGTGCCGGAAGCCACCGTCGGACGACTCCCGGGTTATCTCCAGGCACTCTCCGGCCTCGCCGACCAGGGGCGGCGCTCCGTCTCCAGCGAGGAGCTCGCCGCCCTCGCCGGTGTCCGCTCGGCCCAGGTGCGCAAGGACCTGTCCCACCTCGGCTCCTACGGCGTGCGTGGCGTGGGCTACGACGTCGCGCGGCTCTCGGAGCAGGTCTCGGCCGAGCTGGGGCTCTCCCAGGACTGGCCCGTCGTCATCGTCGGCATGGGCAACCTGGGTCGTGCGCTGGCCGCCTACGGCGGTCTGGCCACCCGCGGCTTCCGCGTGGTCGCCGTGGCCGACCGCGACCCGGCCGTGGTCGGCACCACGGTGGAGGGTATGCCGGTCTGCCGCCTGGAGGACCTGGACCCGCTCACCACGCCGGTCTCGGTCGGTGTCATCACGACCCCGGGGGACCAGGCCCAGTCCGTCGCCGACCAGCTGGTCGCGCTCGGGGTGCGGTCCATCCTGACCTTCGCCCCCGGGGTGCTCACCGTCCCGGCCGATGTCGACGTGCGTGCCGTCGACCTCGGCACCGAGCTGCAGATCCTGGCCTTCCACCAGCACCAGCGCTCGCTGGTGACCGCCGAGGCCCAGACGGGGGTGGTCTCGTGAGCGTCCTGGTCGTCGGCATCTCCCACCACAGCGCTCCCATCGACCTGCTCGAGCGGGTGGCCCTCGACAACCAGGGCGCCGACGCACTGGCTCGGCAGGTGCATTCCGCCGGGAACGTCGAGGAGGCGATGGTGCTCGCCACCTGCAACCGCCTCGAGGTGGTCGTGGAGGCCAGCACCTTCCACGGTGCGGTGTCCGAGATCGGCGAGCTGCTGTGCGAGCTGAGCGGGCTGGACCACGACCAGCTGTCGCCGCACCTGTACGTGCACCACGACGAGCGCGCGGTGGCCCACCTGTTCAACCTGGCCTGCGGCCTGGACTCGATGGCGGTCGGAGAGAGCCAGATCCTGGGCCAGCTGCGCGCCGCGCTGGCCGCCGCCCAGCGGGACGCCCGCCTTGGACCGGCCCTGAACCCGCTGCTGCAGAAGGCGCTGCGGGTCGGCAAGCGGGCCCACGCCGAGACCTCCATCGACGAGGTGTCCCGCTCCCTGGTGACCCTCGGGCTAGACCAAGCCAGGCAGGTCCTGGGCGACCTGACCGAGGTCCGGACCGTCGTGCTGGGGGCCGGAGCCATGTCCGGTCTCGCCGTCGCGACCCTGGTGCGGGACGGGATCACCGATGTGACCGTCGTCAACCGCACCGGCGCCACCGCCAGGCGGCTCGCCGACCGTCACGGGGTGCGCGCGGCCGGCTGGCCGGAGATGGCGGCCCGAGCCGGTTCTGCCGACCTGCTCATCACCACGACCGGCGCGGTGGGTCAGGTGCTGGACGCGGCCGCGCTGGCCCAGGCCCGGCTGGACGCCGGCCGCACGGGTGCTCCCCAGGTCGTCCTCGACCTGGCCCTGCCCCGCGACATCGACCCCGAGGTGGGCCACCTGGCGGGCGTGCACCTGTGGGGCCTGGCCGAGCTGCAGGCCGAGGCCGAGCACGCCCGGCCCGCGACCCAGGACGCCACCCAGCAGGCCCAGGAGCAGGACGCCCTCGCCGCGGTGCGTGACCTGGTGACCGCCGAGGTCGCCGGCTACCTGACCGAGCGACGGGCTGCCCGGATCGCGCCCACCCTGGCTGCGCTGCGCTCCAGGGCCGCGAAGGTCGTCGACGCCGAGATGGCCCGCCTGGACCAGCGCCTGCCGCACCTGCCCGAGGACGAGCGCGCCGAGGTCCGGCGCACGGTCCAGCGGGTCGTGGACAAGCTGCTGCACACCCCGAGCGTCCGGGCCAGGCAGCTGCAGTCGGTCGACACCGGCGGCGTGGGCGACTACGGCCACGCCCTCCGCGAGCTGTTCGACCTCGACCCGCACGACATCGCGGTCGTCTCCTCCCCGCCGCCCGACATCGCGGTCGTCTCCTCAGCGCCGCCGACCGACCAAGGAGGTGCCCGGTGAGCGCCCGGTCCCTGCGTCTCGGCACCCGCGCCAGCGCGCTGGCCACGAGCCAGTCCGAGTGGGTCGCAGACCGGCTGCGCGCGGCCGGCCACGAGGTGGAGCTGGTGCTGGTCCGCACCGAGGGCGACGTCTCCCGGGCCAGCCTGCAGGAGATCGGCGGCACCGGGGTCTTCGCCTCCGCGCTGCGGGACTCCCTGCGACGCCGGGAGGTGGACCTGGCGGTCCACTCCCTCAAGGACATCCCCACCGCGCCCGAGCCCGACCTGACGATCGCGGCGGTCCCCGAGCGCGAGGACCCCCGCGACGTGCTCGTGGCCCGTGACGGCCTCACCCTGGCCGAGCTGCCCGCGGGCTCCGTCATCGGCACCGGCTCCCCGCGCCGGGCGGCCCAGCTCGCGCTGGCCCGCCCCGACCTGCAGGTCCGGGACATCCGCGGCAACGTCGGCACGCGGATCAACCTTGTCCACGACGGTGAGCTGGACGCGGTGGTCCTGGCCCGTGCCGGCCTGGCCCGCCTGGACCGGCTGGCCGACGCCACGGACACCCTCGAGCTGGGCATCATGCTCCCCGCGCCCGGCCAGGCCGCCCTCGCGGTGGAGTGCCGGGAGGACGACCTCGAGCTCGTCACGCTCCTGGCGCAGACCCTCGACCACGCTCCCACCCGGGCCGCGGTGACCGCCGAACGCGCCGTGCTGGCCGCCCTCGAGGCCGGCTGCACCGCCCCCATCGCCGCGCTGGCGACGCCGGCCGACCCGCCCGTCCCGGCCGAGCACCCCTCGGACGCCGCCGCCGGCGCGCTGTCCCTCTCTGTCTTCGTGGCGCTGCAGGACTTCACGCAGCGCCACGAGGCGACCGGCACCGATCCGGTCGCCCTGGGCCACGAGGTGGCCCAACAGCTGTTGACCGAGCAGTTGACGTCCCGTCCCGACCCCGCCGGCCTCGAGGCCGACCGTAGCCGCGGTGCGGCTGCCCGCGGGGCCTTCGAACCGGAGCCAGATCTGTGAGCACCGAAGCCTTCTCCATCCACCCCTCCCACCTGCCGACCCACGTGGCGGCCGCCCGCGTCGCCTTCGTCGGCGCCGGCCCCGGCGACCTCGGACTGCTCACCGTCCGGGCCCGGGACTACCTCGCGGCGGCTGACACCGTGGTGCTCGACAGCGCCGAGCTGGTCGAGCAGCTGGGTCCCTGGACCCGGGACGACGCCGACTTCGTCCTCACCACGACCGACAGCGGACGCGAGCGCACCGACGCGGCGCGCGTCAAGCTGCTCGTGCGCACCGCGACCCGGTACGCCGACCCGAGCCACCTGGTCGTCCGGCTCCTCGAGGGCGACCCGGTCGCCGACCCGGCCCTGACCCGCGAGGCGAGCGGCTGCCGCGAGGCCGGCATCCCCTTCGAGATCGTGCCGGGCGTGGCGACCGTCTGGTCGGTGCCGGCCTACGCCGGGATGCCCCTGTCCGGCACCGTCGGCAAGGGCGGCGCTCTGCACCTCATCGACGCCGAGGACTCGGGCACCGACTGGAGCCGTTCGGTCGACGACGAGATCACCGTGGTGGTCATGGGCTGCGGTGACCCGCTGCAGAAGGCCTTGACCGGCCTGCTCGAGGCCGGCCGGGACCCGCAGACCCCGGTCGCGCTCACCGAGCACGGCACCACCGTGCGCCAGCAGACGAGCGTGCTGTCCCTGGGCGAGACCGTCGAGGCCCTGGCGACGGGTGCCGCCGCCTGTCCCGACGCCTCGATCGCCGTCGTCGGGCACCCGGTGGAGCTGCGCTCCGAGCTGTCCTGGTGGGAGAGCCGGCCGTTGTTCGGCTGGTCGGTGCTGGTGCCCCGCACCAAGGAGCAGTCCGGCTCGATGACCGCCCGCATCGCGGCCTACGGCGCCACGTCCTCCGTCGTGCCGACGATCAGCGTCGAGCCGCCCCGCACCCCGCAGCAGATGGACCGCGCGATCAAGGGTCTCGTCACCGGCCGCTACGAGTGGATCGGCTTCACCTCCGTCAACGCGGTGAAGGCCATCCGGGAGAAGTTCGAGGAGCTGGGCCTGGACGCCCGGGCCTTCGCCGGGCTCAAGCTGGCAGCCGTCGGCGGCGTCACCGCCGACGCCCTGCGCGAGTGGGGCCTGGAGCCCGACCTGGTGCCCACCGGCGAGCACTCCGCCCGCGGCCTGCTCGAGGTCTGGCCGCCCTACGACGAGGTGCTGGACCCGATCGACCGGGTCTTCCTGCCCCGCGCGGACATCGCCACCGACACCCTCGTCGCGGGCCTGCAGGACATGGGCTGGGAGGTGGACGACGTGACGGCATACCGGACCGTGCGTGCCTCCCCGCCCCCGGCCCCGGTCCGGGAGGCGATCAAGGGCGGTGCCTTCGACGCCGTCTGCTTCACCTCCTCCTCGACCGTGCGCAACCTGGTCGGGATCGCCGGCAAGCCGCACCCCAACACCGTCGTGGCCTGCATCGGTCCGGCTACCGCGCAGACCGCGCAGGAGCACGGGCTGCGGGTCGACGTGGTGGCGGGCGAGGCCAGCTCGGTGGCGCTGGTGGACGCCCTGGCCGAGCACGCCCGGCACCTGGCCGAGGCGGCTCAGGCCGCCGGCGAGCCGGTCGTACGGCCCAGCCAGCGCAAGGCCACCGCCCGGCGCTCGCGGTCCCGCCGGTGATGCCCCAGCCGATCCAGCCGATCCAGCCGGTCCAACCGAGCCGGCCGGTCCCGCCGGTCTCGCGTCCGCACGAGCGGCCCCGCCGGCTGCGCACCACCCCGGCCCTGCGCCGGCTGGTCGCGGAGACCAGCGTGCGGCCCGCCGAGCTGATCCTGCCGGTCTTCGTCCGTGACGGGATCGAGGAGCCGGCGCCGATCGGCTCCATGCCGGGCGTGCTCCAGCACACCCCCGACAGCCTGGTCGCCGCCGCCCGGGAGGCGGTAGCGCTGGGTGTCGGCGGCATCATGGTCTTCGGGGTGCCGCGGCCCGAGGACAAGGACGCCACCGGCTCCTGCGGGCTGCGGCCCGACGGGGTGCTCAACGTCGGGCTGCGCCGGCTGCGGGACGAGCTGGGCGACAGCACGGTCCTGATGAGCGATCTGTGCCTGGACGAGTTCACCGACCACGGCCACTGCGGGGTACTCACCGACGACGGGCGCGTCGACAACGACGCCACCCTCGAGGTGTACGCGCAGATGGCGGTCGCCCAGGCGGAGGCCGGTGCCCACGTCGTCGCCCCCAGCGGGATGATGGACGGCCAGGTCCGCGTGGTCCGTGAGGCCCTCGACCAGGCCGGGCACCAGGACGTCGCCGTCCTGGCCTACACCGCCAAGTACGCCTCGGCCGCCTACGGCCCGTTCCGCGAGGCGGTGGCCTCCACCCTGCAGGGCGACCGGGCCACCTACCAGCAGGACCCGGCCAACCGCACCGAGAGCCTGCGCGAGCTGCGCCTCGACCTCGCCGAGGGTGCCGACATGGTCATGGTCAAGCCGGCCCTGCCCTACCTCGACGTGCTCTCCGACGTCGCGCAGGCATCCGACGTGCCGGTCGCGGCCTACCAGGTCAGCGGGGAGTACGCGATGATCGAGGCCGCCGCGGCCCAGGGCTGGCTGGACCGGGACCGGATGGTCCTGGAGACGCTGACCTCGATCCGTCGCGCAGGGGCCCAGAGCGTCCTCACCTACTACGCCGTGCACGCGGCCCGCCTGCTGCAGGGCCAGGGGCGATGACCCGCTGGCTGGACCCGCAGGAGCAGCACGCATGGCGGGCGATCCTGCGCTCGGCCCACGTGCTGCGGGTCGCGATGGACGAGGCCCTCGCCCCCCACGGGGTGTCCCTGGGGGAGTACGAGCTGCTGAGCATGCTCTCCGAGGCGCCCGGGTGCCGGATGCGGATGTCGGTCCTGGCCGACCTCATCGTCCAGTCCCGCAGCCGGGTCAGCCACACCGCCACCCGGCTCGAGCGGCAGGGCTGGGTCGAACGGGCACCCAGCCGCGAGGACGGCCGGGGCGTGGAGCTGGCCCTCACCGC containing:
- a CDS encoding MarR family winged helix-turn-helix transcriptional regulator, producing the protein MTRWLDPQEQHAWRAILRSAHVLRVAMDEALAPHGVSLGEYELLSMLSEAPGCRMRMSVLADLIVQSRSRVSHTATRLERQGWVERAPSREDGRGVELALTAEGRARLSELAPIHVESVRTAFLDHLMREELLAHGELMRRVLVATRRSDDEASDAV